The Hymenobacter oligotrophus genome has a window encoding:
- a CDS encoding ABC transporter permease — MNVPFLIAWRYFRSKKKRNIISIISNISMIGVAVGTMALIIVLSVFNGLEDLVRSLYGKSDPDLKITAVQGKSFSVDSFLLQRLGAVPGVGLVTEVIEDNALLRYHERQMVVKMKGVSENYYGQSDIDSAIVDGDHRLRRNGEDFALIGAGVQHELSIALENRFSPLQLLYPRNTPGKRTLSINPENAFTQEPILAGGVFAIEQHVDDSYIFVPLQFAQRLLRYGNRRTSLEVNVSGRPIGEVQAELKQLLGQQFQVLNSDEQHVSLLKAIKVEKMFVFITFAFILLIASLNIFFSLSMLVIDKRKDVAILMAMGATPNTIRRIFLMEGAIVAQVGAVTGLALGVSICWLQQRFELVSMGMATSVVNAYPVKMQLSDVIWVGIAIVLITIIVSIRPALNAPQIDLRENL, encoded by the coding sequence ATGAACGTACCCTTCCTGATAGCCTGGCGCTACTTCCGCTCGAAGAAAAAGCGCAACATCATCAGCATCATTTCCAACATCTCCATGATTGGGGTAGCCGTGGGAACGATGGCGCTGATCATTGTGCTGTCGGTGTTCAACGGGCTCGAAGACCTGGTACGCTCGCTCTACGGCAAATCCGACCCCGACCTGAAGATTACCGCTGTGCAAGGCAAAAGCTTTTCGGTTGATAGCTTTTTGCTGCAGCGCCTAGGTGCCGTTCCGGGCGTTGGGCTGGTGACCGAGGTAATCGAGGACAATGCCCTGCTGCGCTACCACGAGCGTCAGATGGTGGTGAAGATGAAGGGCGTATCGGAAAACTACTACGGGCAGAGCGACATCGATTCGGCCATCGTCGACGGTGACCACCGCCTGCGCCGCAACGGCGAAGACTTTGCCCTTATTGGCGCCGGCGTGCAGCACGAGCTCAGCATTGCACTCGAAAACCGCTTCTCGCCCTTGCAATTGCTTTACCCGCGCAACACGCCGGGCAAACGCACGCTCAGCATCAACCCCGAAAACGCTTTTACCCAAGAGCCTATTCTGGCCGGCGGCGTGTTTGCCATCGAGCAGCACGTCGACGACAGCTACATCTTCGTGCCGCTGCAGTTTGCCCAGCGCCTGCTGCGCTACGGCAACCGCCGCACCTCCTTGGAGGTGAATGTATCGGGCCGCCCCATCGGAGAGGTGCAGGCGGAGCTCAAGCAGCTCCTGGGGCAGCAGTTTCAGGTGCTGAACTCCGACGAGCAGCACGTATCGTTGCTGAAAGCCATTAAGGTGGAGAAGATGTTCGTGTTCATCACCTTCGCTTTTATTCTGCTAATAGCTTCGCTCAACATCTTTTTCTCGCTCTCGATGCTGGTAATCGACAAGAGGAAAGACGTGGCTATTTTGATGGCCATGGGCGCTACGCCCAATACTATTCGGCGCATCTTCCTGATGGAAGGCGCCATTGTGGCGCAGGTGGGCGCTGTTACGGGTTTGGCCCTAGGTGTTTCCATCTGTTGGTTGCAGCAGCGCTTCGAGTTGGTGTCGATGGGCATGGCCACGAGCGTGGTAAACGCTTACCCGGTGAAGATGCAGTTGTCGGACGTGATATGGGTGGGCATTGCCATTGTGCTAATCACCATCATCGTATCGATTCGGCCGGCGCTGAATGCGCCGCAAATCGATTTGCGCGAAAACCTTTAG
- a CDS encoding ribosome-binding factor A: MESKRQQKFASLLTKELAEVFRRDLPHLFSGTLPPSITAVRVSPDLGVARIYLSVLLVADPQGQIAAIKEHTKEVRLALAKRVRNQLRVVPDLQFFLDDSAAYATHMDKVISDLNIPPAPPEDQDDKPARPRLFADEE, encoded by the coding sequence ATGGAAAGCAAACGACAGCAGAAATTCGCCAGCCTACTTACTAAAGAACTGGCCGAAGTGTTCCGGCGCGATTTGCCGCACTTGTTCAGCGGCACTTTGCCGCCCAGCATCACGGCGGTGCGCGTGAGCCCCGACCTGGGCGTGGCGCGCATTTATCTAAGCGTGTTGCTGGTGGCCGATCCGCAGGGGCAGATAGCGGCTATTAAGGAACACACCAAAGAAGTTCGCCTCGCGTTGGCCAAGCGCGTGCGCAACCAATTGCGCGTGGTGCCCGATCTGCAATTCTTTCTCGACGACTCGGCCGCTTACGCTACGCACATGGACAAGGTCATTTCGGACCTTAATATTCCGCCGGCGCCGCCCGAAGACCAAGACGACAAGCCCGCCCGCCCGCGCCTCTTCGCCGACGAGGAATAG
- the rpiB gene encoding ribose 5-phosphate isomerase B: MNKQLAIGSDHAGFAYKEMLKPWLEAQGYQLRDFGAYSTDSADYPDFAHPLAAAVASGELPQGILICGSANGVCITANKHQGVRAAIAWLPELASLARQHNNANVLCLPARFVSEEQAREITTEFLNTAFEGGRHQNRVGKIEC; encoded by the coding sequence ATGAACAAGCAACTCGCCATCGGCTCCGACCACGCCGGTTTTGCTTACAAGGAAATGTTGAAGCCTTGGCTTGAAGCGCAAGGCTACCAGCTGCGCGACTTCGGCGCTTACTCCACCGACTCGGCCGATTACCCCGATTTTGCGCACCCGCTGGCCGCTGCAGTGGCCTCGGGCGAGTTGCCGCAGGGCATTCTTATCTGCGGCTCGGCCAACGGCGTGTGCATCACGGCCAACAAGCACCAAGGCGTGCGCGCAGCCATTGCCTGGCTGCCCGAGCTGGCCTCATTGGCGCGTCAGCACAACAACGCCAACGTGCTGTGCTTGCCAGCCCGCTTTGTGAGCGAGGAGCAAGCCCGCGAAATCACCACCGAGTTCCTGAACACCGCCTTCGAGGGCGGGCGTCATCAGAACCGCGTGGGCAAGATTGAGTGCTAA
- a CDS encoding 4a-hydroxytetrahydrobiopterin dehydratase, translating to MWTEVDNSLRCTFRFKDFQTAFSFMTDVAEEAEHQDHHPWWANEWNTVEFRLRTHDAGNTVSKRDHRLAESIDKIAAEYGGEAVA from the coding sequence ATGTGGACTGAAGTAGACAACTCCCTCCGCTGCACCTTCCGCTTTAAGGATTTTCAAACGGCATTCAGCTTCATGACCGACGTGGCCGAAGAAGCCGAACACCAGGACCACCACCCGTGGTGGGCCAACGAGTGGAATACCGTGGAGTTTCGGTTGCGCACCCACGATGCGGGCAACACCGTATCGAAGCGCGACCACCGCCTGGCCGAGTCCATCGACAAGATTGCGGCCGAGTACGGGGGCGAGGCCGTGGCCTAA
- the tatC gene encoding twin-arginine translocase subunit TatC yields the protein MQSPTQQFQQNRAAAEGGEMSFIDHLEALRWHIIRAAIAIVVFTLGAFLSKEFLFHELILGPSRPDFWTYRMFCQLGQTLNSAELCLKELTFDLQNRQMSGQLSMHISTSFVVGLALGFPYLFWELWRFISPGLYPHERANSRGAVFFVSVLFALGLLFGYYIAAPLSIQFLASYQLDPTIENQIDLQSYISTLTTMSLSCAFVFELPMVVFFLAKAGLITPEIMRLYRKHAIVVILVIAAVITPPDVSSQLIVTLPILLLYELSINIARVVRRKDVARLNAQLAENHGQV from the coding sequence TTGCAGTCCCCGACCCAACAATTCCAGCAAAACCGCGCGGCCGCCGAAGGGGGCGAGATGTCCTTTATCGACCACCTCGAAGCCCTGCGCTGGCACATCATCCGGGCCGCCATTGCCATCGTGGTGTTCACGCTCGGGGCTTTCCTCTCGAAGGAGTTCCTGTTTCACGAGCTGATTTTGGGCCCCTCGCGGCCGGATTTCTGGACCTACCGCATGTTCTGCCAGCTCGGGCAAACCCTGAACTCCGCCGAGCTTTGCCTCAAGGAGCTGACCTTCGATCTGCAGAACCGGCAGATGAGCGGGCAGCTGAGCATGCACATCAGCACCTCGTTTGTGGTGGGCCTGGCCCTCGGGTTTCCGTACCTGTTCTGGGAGCTGTGGCGGTTCATCAGCCCGGGGCTTTACCCGCACGAGCGGGCCAACTCACGCGGGGCGGTGTTCTTCGTGTCGGTGCTGTTTGCGCTGGGCCTGCTGTTCGGTTACTACATCGCGGCGCCGCTGAGCATTCAGTTCCTGGCTTCGTACCAGCTCGACCCCACCATCGAAAACCAAATCGACCTGCAGAGCTACATCAGCACGCTCACCACGATGTCGCTTTCGTGCGCTTTTGTGTTCGAGCTGCCCATGGTGGTGTTCTTCCTGGCCAAAGCCGGGCTGATTACGCCCGAAATCATGCGCCTGTACCGCAAGCATGCCATTGTGGTAATTCTGGTAATAGCCGCTGTAATCACGCCGCCCGATGTGTCGTCGCAGCTGATTGTAACGCTGCCCATTTTGCTGCTCTACGAGCTTAGCATCAACATTGCCCGCGTGGTGCGGCGCAAGGATGTGGCCCGCCTGAACGCCCAGTTGGCCGAAAACCACGGCCAGGTATAA
- a CDS encoding inositol monophosphatase family protein: MTPDFDQLSLQVADIARRAGQFIRQEAANFDRNRVENKGLHNLVSYVDEESERMVVAGLRELLPEAGFITEEGTAGEATRQEYTWIIDPLDGTTNFIHGLPCYAVSIALLHGQELAIGVVYEVNLDECFRAVRGGGAFCNDTPIRVSAAPDLNHSLVATGFPYSNFHRIDAYLPILTEFMRRTNGVRRVGSAAVDLAWVAAGRFEGYFEFNINSYDVAAGILLVREAGGQVTQFLIDGDPIFSREVLATNGHVHREMQEVIAEHWR, from the coding sequence ATGACTCCAGACTTCGACCAACTCAGCCTCCAAGTAGCCGACATAGCCCGCCGGGCCGGTCAGTTCATTCGCCAGGAAGCGGCCAACTTCGACCGCAACCGCGTGGAGAACAAGGGCCTACACAACCTGGTATCGTACGTCGATGAAGAGTCGGAACGGATGGTTGTAGCGGGGCTGCGCGAGCTGTTGCCCGAGGCCGGGTTCATTACCGAAGAAGGCACGGCCGGCGAAGCCACGCGCCAGGAGTACACCTGGATTATCGATCCGCTCGACGGTACCACCAATTTCATCCACGGCTTGCCGTGCTATGCGGTAAGCATTGCGCTGCTGCATGGGCAGGAGCTAGCCATTGGCGTGGTGTATGAAGTCAACCTCGACGAATGCTTCCGGGCCGTGCGCGGCGGCGGCGCCTTTTGCAACGATACGCCCATTCGGGTATCAGCCGCGCCCGATTTGAACCACTCGTTGGTGGCCACGGGCTTCCCGTACAGCAACTTCCACCGCATTGACGCTTACTTGCCGATCCTCACGGAGTTTATGCGCCGCACCAACGGCGTCCGCCGCGTGGGCTCGGCAGCCGTTGATTTGGCGTGGGTGGCCGCTGGCCGCTTCGAAGGATACTTCGAGTTCAATATCAACTCCTACGACGTAGCCGCCGGCATTTTGCTCGTGCGCGAAGCAGGCGGGCAGGTAACCCAGTTTCTAATCGACGGCGACCCCATTTTCAGCCGCGAAGTGCTGGCCACCAACGGCCACGTGCACCGCGAAATGCAAGAGGTAATAGCCGAGCACTGGCGGTAG
- a CDS encoding class I SAM-dependent methyltransferase — MHYDPIKRTLGNVFNRTPWLRRLFYNLLDLLLLRTWHVHRELRQWAQNRREQAVNIIDAGAGYGQYTYWLSGMSPKWQILAVDVKDEQVTDSNNFFRQIGRPNVQFAVQDLVLYQQPNSFDLALAIDVMEHILEDVEVMTNLHTSLKDGGMLIISTPSDQGGSDVHGADDASFIEEHVRDGYNIDEIQQKLRKAGFDRIEAKYSYGIPGQISWRLSMKYPIQMLGASKLFFIVLPFYYLVTFPLCLLLNWLDTTSRHDSGTGLIVKAWK, encoded by the coding sequence TTGCATTACGACCCGATTAAGCGGACGCTTGGCAACGTGTTCAACCGCACGCCATGGCTCCGCCGGCTGTTTTACAACCTGCTCGATTTGCTACTGCTCCGAACTTGGCACGTGCACCGCGAGTTGCGCCAGTGGGCCCAAAACCGCCGCGAGCAGGCCGTCAACATCATCGATGCGGGTGCTGGCTACGGCCAATACACCTACTGGCTGTCGGGCATGAGCCCGAAGTGGCAGATTTTGGCCGTGGACGTAAAGGATGAGCAAGTAACCGATTCCAACAATTTCTTCCGGCAAATTGGGCGGCCCAACGTGCAGTTTGCCGTGCAAGACCTTGTGCTGTACCAGCAGCCCAACAGCTTCGATCTGGCCTTGGCCATCGATGTGATGGAGCACATTCTGGAAGATGTGGAGGTGATGACCAACCTGCACACCTCGCTCAAAGACGGCGGCATGCTCATCATCAGCACGCCCTCCGACCAAGGCGGCTCCGACGTGCACGGCGCCGACGACGCCAGCTTTATCGAAGAGCACGTGCGCGATGGCTACAACATCGATGAAATCCAGCAGAAGCTGCGCAAAGCCGGCTTCGACCGCATCGAGGCCAAGTACAGCTACGGCATTCCGGGCCAGATTTCGTGGCGCTTGTCGATGAAGTATCCCATCCAGATGCTGGGCGCTTCCAAATTGTTCTTCATCGTACTGCCTTTCTACTACCTCGTTACATTCCCGCTCTGCCTGCTGCTCAACTGGCTGGATACCACCTCCCGCCACGATTCGGGCACCGGTTTGATCGTGAAAGCTTGGAAATAA
- a CDS encoding metallophosphoesterase family protein has protein sequence MRYATTDVHGCLRTLRHLVEERIGLGTTDELYLLGDYVNKGPDSRGVLDYLMQLQRTGYQVHCLLGNHDYELLQAAREARPLAPWAAGPKPDQLTLGSFGVAHPQHIPEHYLQWLEALPLTLELPDFVLVHAGFDFRLPPERMRTDRHSMLNIKNFTFDASRLQGKRLLHGHTPVPTQELRRRLKQRAGAIGLDTGCVYRHNPELRHLSALNLDSWELLRQENLEPPYPIGHR, from the coding sequence ATGCGCTACGCCACCACCGATGTTCATGGCTGCCTGCGCACCCTACGCCATTTGGTGGAGGAGCGCATTGGCCTTGGCACCACCGACGAGCTGTACCTGCTGGGCGACTACGTAAACAAAGGCCCCGACAGCCGCGGCGTACTCGATTACCTGATGCAGCTGCAACGCACCGGCTACCAAGTTCACTGCTTGCTCGGCAACCACGACTACGAGTTGCTGCAAGCTGCCCGCGAGGCGCGGCCCCTGGCGCCGTGGGCTGCCGGGCCCAAGCCCGACCAACTCACCCTAGGTAGTTTTGGCGTGGCGCACCCGCAGCACATTCCGGAGCATTACCTGCAGTGGTTGGAGGCGCTGCCGCTCACGCTGGAGCTGCCGGATTTTGTATTGGTGCACGCCGGCTTCGATTTTCGGTTGCCGCCCGAGCGCATGCGCACCGACCGGCATAGCATGCTCAACATCAAGAACTTTACCTTCGATGCCTCGCGCTTGCAGGGCAAACGCCTGCTGCACGGCCACACGCCCGTGCCCACGCAGGAGCTGCGCCGCCGCCTGAAGCAGCGAGCCGGCGCCATCGGTCTGGATACCGGCTGCGTGTACCGCCACAACCCCGAGCTGCGCCACCTTTCGGCCCTCAACCTCGATTCCTGGGAGCTGCTGCGTCAAGAAAACCTGGAGCCGCCTTATCCCATCGGGCACCGGTAA
- a CDS encoding serine hydroxymethyltransferase encodes METTTRTLAPDTVVFDLIRREKERQMHGLELIASENFVSEQVMQAQGSILTNKYAEGLPGKRYYGGCEIVDQIEQLAIDRVKELFGVEWANVQPHSGAQANAAVMLGILKPGDKILGFDLSHGGHLTHGSPVNFSGKLYQPSFYGVEPETGLIDWEKVKETARREQPKLIICGASAYSRDWNYQALREAADEVGALLLADISHPSGLIAKGLLNSPFEHCHIVTTTTHKTLRGPRGGLIMLGRDFENPLGLKTPKGEIRLMSSVLDGAVFPGTQGGPLEHVIGAKAVAFGEALSDAYGEYTQQVIRNAQALAAAFTERGYQIISGGTDNHLMLIDLRSKGLTGKLAENTLIKADITINKNMVPFDDKSPFVTSGMRIGSAAVTTRGLREADMARVVDFIDQVLMNHDNDTRIGEVRQQVNAMMRDLPLFSV; translated from the coding sequence ATGGAAACCACGACCCGCACTCTCGCTCCCGATACCGTTGTATTCGATCTGATTCGCCGTGAAAAAGAGCGGCAGATGCATGGGCTCGAGCTTATTGCCTCCGAAAACTTCGTGTCGGAGCAGGTAATGCAAGCCCAGGGCTCCATCCTGACGAATAAATACGCCGAGGGCCTGCCCGGCAAACGCTACTACGGCGGCTGCGAAATCGTCGACCAAATCGAGCAGCTGGCCATCGACCGCGTAAAAGAGCTGTTCGGCGTGGAGTGGGCCAACGTGCAGCCCCACTCGGGCGCGCAGGCCAACGCCGCCGTAATGCTGGGCATCCTGAAGCCCGGCGACAAAATCCTGGGTTTCGACCTTTCGCACGGCGGCCACCTCACCCACGGCTCGCCCGTCAATTTCTCGGGCAAGCTGTACCAGCCTTCGTTTTATGGTGTAGAGCCCGAAACCGGCCTCATCGACTGGGAAAAGGTAAAGGAAACCGCCCGCCGCGAGCAGCCCAAGCTTATTATTTGCGGTGCCTCGGCCTACTCGCGCGACTGGAACTACCAAGCCCTGCGCGAAGCCGCCGACGAGGTAGGCGCGCTGCTGCTGGCCGATATTTCGCACCCCTCGGGCCTCATTGCCAAGGGTTTGCTGAACTCGCCCTTCGAGCACTGCCACATCGTAACCACCACCACGCACAAAACCCTGCGCGGCCCGCGCGGCGGCCTCATCATGCTCGGCCGCGACTTCGAGAACCCCCTAGGTCTGAAAACGCCGAAGGGCGAAATCCGCCTGATGTCGTCGGTGCTCGACGGTGCCGTGTTCCCCGGCACGCAGGGCGGCCCGCTCGAGCACGTAATCGGTGCCAAAGCCGTGGCTTTCGGCGAAGCCCTGAGCGACGCCTACGGCGAGTACACGCAGCAGGTAATCCGAAACGCGCAGGCCTTGGCCGCCGCCTTTACGGAGCGCGGCTACCAAATCATCTCGGGCGGCACCGATAACCACCTGATGCTGATTGACCTGCGTTCGAAAGGCCTCACGGGCAAACTGGCCGAAAACACCTTAATCAAGGCCGATATCACCATCAACAAAAACATGGTGCCCTTCGACGACAAGTCGCCGTTTGTTACCTCGGGCATGCGCATTGGCTCGGCGGCGGTAACTACCCGTGGCCTGCGCGAAGCCGACATGGCCCGCGTCGTCGACTTCATCGACCAGGTGCTCATGAACCACGACAACGATACCCGCATTGGCGAGGTGCGCCAGCAGGTAAACGCCATGATGCGCGACCTGCCACTCTTTTCGGTTTAA
- the lnt gene encoding apolipoprotein N-acyltransferase, translating to MSFKDFANKPWLLVLLGPLLLWAGWPVHPAPAPLLLLVGLVPLLRLEQVLRTQGARTGRFWWLSYLFLLLWNVLTTYWVAYSTLVGGIAANILNAALQSLPLLAFWHTRRRLGPALGYLGFVVYWLAFEQLHLTWDLSWPWLTLGNGFAMVPGWVQWYEYTGQLGGSLWVLLANLAVFWVLFGRQEVAAPRMLGLRWKPWLAAFTTLVLPLLVSFAIDARWQEKGQAAEVVVVQPNIDPFQEKFAGGAKYIPADQQLQRLVSLTESALTPQTKLVLWPETALEETHWENQLAQQSDVQRVQRLVAAHPGLRLITGITSVSSYASKEVASPTARFRDDLGYYDVFNAALHVSSPTGPLQVYHKSKLVPGVEKVPGWLNSALGTIDLGGVVGSYGSQEQRTVFRSFSPTADSSLRVAPVICYESVYSDYVAEYVRRGATLIGIITNDGWWSDSPGYKQHLTYGRLRAIETRRDIARSANTGISGFINQRGDIVQQTGWWVPAVSRYTVHLNDELTFYTRHGELLGHAVQAVAVLLLAFVVVRRFVK from the coding sequence TTGTCGTTCAAGGACTTCGCGAATAAACCCTGGCTGCTGGTTCTGCTAGGGCCGCTGTTGCTGTGGGCAGGCTGGCCGGTGCACCCCGCACCCGCGCCGCTTTTGCTGTTGGTTGGTTTGGTGCCGCTGCTGCGCCTCGAGCAGGTGCTGCGGACGCAAGGCGCCCGCACCGGCCGTTTTTGGTGGCTTAGCTACCTGTTTCTGCTGCTCTGGAATGTGCTTACCACCTACTGGGTGGCCTACAGCACCCTAGTCGGCGGCATTGCGGCCAACATCCTGAACGCGGCCTTGCAAAGCCTGCCGCTGCTGGCCTTTTGGCATACGCGCCGCCGCTTGGGCCCGGCCCTGGGCTACCTGGGGTTTGTGGTGTACTGGCTGGCCTTCGAGCAGCTGCACCTTACCTGGGACCTATCGTGGCCTTGGCTCACGCTCGGCAACGGCTTTGCCATGGTGCCCGGCTGGGTGCAGTGGTACGAGTACACCGGGCAGCTCGGCGGCTCGCTGTGGGTGCTGCTGGCCAACCTGGCGGTGTTTTGGGTGCTGTTTGGCCGACAGGAGGTTGCAGCACCTAGGATGCTGGGCCTGCGCTGGAAGCCCTGGCTGGCCGCTTTTACTACGCTGGTTTTGCCGCTGCTGGTGTCGTTTGCCATTGATGCGCGCTGGCAGGAGAAAGGACAAGCGGCCGAGGTAGTGGTAGTGCAACCCAACATCGATCCGTTTCAGGAGAAGTTTGCCGGCGGCGCCAAGTACATTCCGGCCGATCAGCAGTTGCAGCGCTTGGTGTCGCTTACCGAATCGGCCCTGACGCCGCAAACCAAGCTGGTGCTCTGGCCCGAAACGGCGCTGGAAGAAACCCACTGGGAAAACCAACTAGCCCAACAATCCGATGTGCAACGCGTGCAACGCCTCGTGGCCGCGCATCCGGGCTTGCGCCTGATTACCGGCATCACCTCCGTTAGTTCGTATGCTTCCAAGGAGGTGGCCAGCCCCACGGCCCGCTTCCGCGACGACCTCGGCTACTACGATGTGTTTAACGCGGCCCTGCACGTGAGCAGCCCCACCGGGCCGCTGCAGGTGTACCACAAATCGAAGCTGGTGCCCGGCGTGGAGAAAGTGCCCGGCTGGCTCAACTCGGCCCTAGGTACCATCGACCTGGGCGGCGTAGTTGGCTCGTACGGCTCGCAGGAGCAGCGCACGGTGTTCCGCTCGTTCAGCCCCACCGCCGACAGTTCGCTGCGTGTGGCGCCGGTCATCTGCTACGAATCGGTGTACTCCGACTACGTAGCCGAGTACGTGCGGCGCGGGGCCACGCTTATCGGCATCATCACCAACGACGGCTGGTGGAGCGACTCGCCCGGCTACAAGCAGCACCTTACCTACGGCCGCCTGCGCGCCATCGAAACCCGCCGCGACATTGCCCGCTCGGCCAACACCGGCATTTCGGGCTTCATCAACCAGCGCGGCGATATTGTGCAGCAAACCGGCTGGTGGGTGCCCGCCGTGAGCCGCTACACCGTGCACCTCAACGACGAGCTTACCTTTTACACCCGCCACGGCGAGCTGCTAGGCCATGCTGTGCAAGCTGTGGCCGTGCTGCTGCTGGCCTTTGTGGTGGTTCGGCGCTTCGTGAAGTAA
- the rsmI gene encoding 16S rRNA (cytidine(1402)-2'-O)-methyltransferase, whose translation MQDNTPEPAALTIVPTPIGNLEDITLRAIRVLGEVDVVLAEDTRTSGRLLQHLGLKKPMQSYHLHNEHKVVAGLLERLEKGERMALVSDAGTPGISDPGFLLVRECLAKGLKVECLPGATAFVPALLKSGFGAERFTFEGFLPVKKGRQTRLRELAEERRTLIFYESPHRVVKTLEQLAEVFGPERPASVSRELTKLFEETVTDTLANLAQVFGARPAIKGEIVIVVQGLRE comes from the coding sequence ATGCAAGACAACACGCCCGAACCCGCCGCGCTTACCATCGTGCCCACGCCCATTGGCAACCTCGAGGACATTACCCTCCGGGCCATTCGGGTGCTGGGCGAAGTGGATGTGGTGCTGGCCGAAGACACCCGCACCAGCGGCCGCCTGCTGCAGCACCTAGGGCTGAAAAAGCCCATGCAGAGCTACCACCTGCACAACGAGCACAAAGTGGTGGCGGGCCTGCTCGAGCGCCTCGAAAAGGGCGAGCGGATGGCGTTGGTGTCGGATGCGGGCACGCCGGGCATATCGGACCCCGGTTTTTTGCTGGTGCGCGAGTGCTTGGCCAAAGGCCTAAAAGTAGAGTGCCTGCCCGGTGCCACGGCGTTTGTGCCCGCGCTGCTGAAATCGGGCTTCGGGGCCGAGCGGTTTACGTTTGAGGGATTTTTGCCCGTAAAAAAAGGGCGGCAAACCCGCCTGCGCGAACTTGCCGAGGAGCGTCGAACGTTGATCTTCTACGAGTCGCCGCACCGCGTGGTGAAAACGCTCGAGCAGCTGGCCGAGGTATTTGGCCCCGAGCGGCCCGCCTCGGTAAGCCGCGAACTAACCAAGTTATTCGAAGAGACCGTGACGGACACGCTGGCCAACCTGGCACAGGTGTTTGGCGCGCGTCCGGCCATTAAAGGAGAAATTGTCATTGTCGTTCAAGGACTTCGCGAATAA
- a CDS encoding sigma-70 family RNA polymerase sigma factor — MSYFLSEQLARLRTGTLTPLTDFYEQQRDIFSRWARRQFGTAPESAHAVLREVLLEFYDQANDGRLSRWPADLRAHLYGVARQILTATVTNTALPADTPLLPASEADRRQLLLRTMRQLPYDSQLVLQQFYFHGSNFETLAVKLGYPNANVARRQKSDALRKLYEALQRQGAVGAAELLPHLTEVERSADGLLTVAEQDEFDTQLLLDGGLRQACLAYEQYAADLRWAAGRETLRLRLESLDRRVAQRVAAQQRITRRKRRQRARLGVGLAALAILLGCLVVFWPKRSTPSRAWSDFDVQEPGLPAAVTKGRTLLEQSMNLYRSGSYPAALHSLRRLPAGSLGQDTFLFYNGLLLLRQEQPQQAESYFQRVSQMRNSAMAGRASFYLGLAHWQQQELPQAQTALQQAASTAPEPQRAEARRALREAGLRR; from the coding sequence GTGAGTTACTTTCTGTCGGAACAGCTTGCCCGGTTGCGCACCGGTACCCTCACGCCGCTCACCGATTTTTACGAGCAGCAGCGCGACATTTTTAGCCGTTGGGCTCGGCGCCAATTCGGCACCGCGCCCGAGTCGGCCCACGCGGTGCTGCGCGAGGTGCTGCTCGAGTTTTACGACCAAGCCAACGACGGGCGCCTGAGCCGCTGGCCCGCCGACCTGCGCGCGCACCTCTACGGCGTGGCGCGGCAAATCCTGACGGCCACCGTAACCAACACGGCCCTACCCGCCGATACGCCCCTGCTGCCCGCGTCGGAGGCCGACCGCCGCCAGCTGTTGCTGCGCACCATGCGCCAACTGCCCTACGACAGCCAGCTGGTGCTGCAGCAATTCTACTTCCACGGCTCCAATTTCGAAACCCTAGCCGTAAAGCTTGGCTACCCCAACGCCAACGTGGCCCGCCGGCAGAAATCCGACGCACTGCGCAAGCTGTACGAAGCCCTGCAGCGGCAGGGCGCCGTGGGTGCTGCCGAGCTGCTGCCGCACCTTACCGAAGTGGAGCGCTCGGCCGATGGCCTCCTGACCGTGGCCGAGCAAGACGAGTTTGACACGCAACTGCTGCTCGACGGCGGGCTGCGCCAAGCGTGCTTGGCCTACGAGCAGTACGCCGCCGACCTGCGCTGGGCCGCCGGCCGCGAAACCTTGCGGCTGCGCCTCGAGTCGCTCGACCGGCGCGTGGCGCAGCGCGTGGCCGCGCAGCAGCGTATTACCCGCCGCAAGCGGCGGCAGCGCGCGCGCCTGGGCGTGGGCCTTGCGGCGCTGGCCATTTTACTTGGGTGCTTGGTGGTGTTTTGGCCCAAGCGCAGCACGCCAAGTAGGGCCTGGTCGGACTTTGATGTGCAGGAGCCGGGGCTGCCCGCCGCCGTAACCAAAGGCCGCACGCTGCTCGAGCAAAGCATGAACCTGTACCGCAGCGGCAGCTACCCGGCCGCTTTGCACTCGTTGCGCCGCCTGCCGGCCGGTTCCCTAGGTCAGGATACTTTTTTGTTTTACAACGGCCTGCTGTTGTTGCGCCAGGAGCAGCCCCAGCAAGCCGAAAGCTATTTTCAGCGGGTAAGCCAAATGCGCAACTCTGCCATGGCCGGGCGAGCCTCTTTTTACCTAGGGCTGGCGCACTGGCAGCAGCAAGAGTTGCCGCAGGCCCAAACCGCGCTGCAACAGGCCGCCTCCACAGCCCCCGAGCCCCAGCGCGCCGAAGCCCGCCGCGCCCTGCGCGAGGCTGGCCTCCGGCGCTAA